Proteins found in one Deltaproteobacteria bacterium GWA2_45_12 genomic segment:
- a CDS encoding Na+/H+ antiporter NhaA translates to MSRRTIENKGGIMKFVLHSVKKMSKTETAGGIILLLVTISALFWANSPWSQSYFDLWHTSFNIGIGSWILDKPIHHWINDGLMAIFFFVVGLEIKREILAGELSSLRQAILPLAAAIGGMLVPASLYLLFNMGKSGAAGWGIPMATDIAFAIGVLTLMGKKIPLPLKIFLTALAIVDDLGAVLVIAFFYTSYISWANLGIGVLFLGLLMGANRAGIRHPLVYALLGIGGLWLAFLLSGVHATIAGVLAAFTIPARTRIDESEFLVRSQGFLKEFEKASSNKLAFKTSSQQAALSGLEESTEQVQPPLQRLEHALQPWVIFLILPLFALANAGVSLKGDLFTTMKHPVTMGIIVGLVIGKPVGIFLFSWLAVKTRVAVLPKNIGWKMIFGVACLGGIGFTMSLFISGLAFGESSLTSYSKIGILMASTLAGIIGWIFLRIGTSKNSFLGKMLR, encoded by the coding sequence ATGTCCCGCCGGACTATTGAAAATAAAGGGGGTATCATGAAATTTGTCCTGCACTCCGTCAAAAAAATGAGTAAAACCGAAACCGCGGGTGGCATTATACTCTTGCTGGTCACCATAAGTGCGCTTTTCTGGGCCAATTCTCCGTGGTCACAAAGCTATTTCGATCTTTGGCATACGTCCTTTAACATCGGCATCGGTTCGTGGATCTTGGACAAACCAATCCATCACTGGATCAACGACGGACTGATGGCGATCTTTTTTTTTGTTGTCGGACTCGAAATCAAAAGGGAAATTTTGGCTGGAGAGCTCTCATCTCTTAGGCAGGCGATTCTCCCTTTGGCTGCCGCCATTGGTGGAATGCTGGTTCCAGCCTCTCTTTACCTTCTTTTTAACATGGGAAAATCGGGAGCCGCCGGATGGGGAATTCCCATGGCCACCGATATCGCCTTTGCCATTGGCGTCTTGACCCTGATGGGGAAAAAAATTCCTTTACCCCTGAAAATTTTTCTGACGGCCTTGGCAATTGTGGATGATCTGGGTGCGGTTTTAGTTATCGCTTTTTTTTACACCTCTTATATCTCGTGGGCCAATCTGGGCATTGGAGTTCTCTTTTTGGGGCTTCTCATGGGTGCTAACCGGGCGGGAATCCGCCATCCACTGGTTTATGCCCTCTTAGGGATAGGAGGCCTATGGCTTGCCTTTCTTTTATCAGGGGTACACGCCACTATTGCCGGTGTTCTTGCCGCTTTCACCATTCCCGCACGTACGCGTATCGATGAATCGGAATTCTTGGTCAGAAGTCAGGGATTCTTAAAAGAATTCGAAAAAGCTTCTTCCAATAAGCTTGCTTTTAAAACCAGCTCCCAACAGGCAGCATTATCAGGATTGGAGGAGAGCACCGAACAAGTACAACCCCCACTTCAGCGTCTAGAACATGCCCTTCAACCTTGGGTCATTTTCCTCATACTGCCCTTGTTTGCCCTGGCAAATGCGGGGGTTTCCCTAAAAGGTGATCTTTTCACGACGATGAAACATCCGGTGACCATGGGCATCATCGTTGGCTTGGTTATCGGAAAACCGGTCGGCATCTTCCTGTTTTCATGGTTGGCAGTAAAAACCCGTGTAGCAGTCTTACCCAAAAATATCGGATGGAAAATGATTTTTGGCGTAGCCTGCTTGGGTGGAATCGGCTTCACAATGTCACTTTTCATCTCGGGTCTGGCCTTTGGTGAATCATCGCTTACATCCTACTCGAAAATTGGGATTCTGATGGCCTCAACACTCGCAGGTATCATTGGCTGGATTTTCCTAAGGATAGGAACCTCTAAAAATTCATTCCTTGGAAAAATGCTCCGATGA